Proteins encoded within one genomic window of Oscillospiraceae bacterium:
- the secG gene encoding preprotein translocase subunit SecG, whose translation MTVWQWVLGIIDIVLCVALVVVVLFQHGKSAGLSGTISGSAETFFGKNKGRRIDAVLSKLTGILAFLFVAVSVILAGVSMLS comes from the coding sequence ATGACTGTTTGGCAGTGGGTTTTAGGAATAATTGATATTGTACTTTGTGTGGCGCTTGTTGTTGTTGTTTTGTTCCAGCATGGTAAGTCTGCAGGTCTTTCCGGTACAATTTCGGGAAGTGCAGAAACTTTCTTTGGTAAAAACAAAGGCAGAAGAATAGATGCTGTTCTTTCAAAATTAACAGGTATTTTGGCATTCCTTTTCGTTGCTGTAAGCGTTATTCTCGCCGGAGTTTCAATGCTTTCTTAG
- a CDS encoding alpha/beta-type small acid-soluble spore protein has translation MSNKSLVPQAKEALDRFKMEAANEVGVTLKQGYNGDLTARQAGSIGGQMVKKMIESVENGMK, from the coding sequence ATGTCTAACAAATCATTAGTTCCTCAGGCTAAAGAAGCCCTTGACAGATTTAAGATGGAAGCTGCAAATGAAGTAGGCGTTACCTTGAAGCAAGGCTACAACGGCGACCTTACAGCAAGACAGGCTGGTTCTATCGGCGGTCAGATGGTTAAGAAGATGATTGAATCCGTTGAAAACGGAATGAAATAA
- a CDS encoding NERD domain-containing protein, producing MGLRSFFHKIKIGFARMGEPSLPHTTQAKKYGDLGEDEFVYAIQSRLPDCEIKKNIIIQTIEGNAEIDCLILYKNKLFAIEIKCWKGRLVDRNGNFIQYKRDRWTDEIHTKVHKSPFKQLGRAVYLLRKQIPDYAWINTVVFFEESEYIETESDNVWFDNVDELISHIVSDGKVTLGNNASAFFEKCITADYLHSNSWGKSLHCIVCDNSLRFTTSNGILDRSNIQSISISHHWSYDEVKITTKDGARHIVDIENGSIYVIDNGYKYRYALCKLDYIRLEN from the coding sequence ATGGGACTTAGAAGCTTTTTTCATAAAATCAAAATAGGCTTTGCGAGAATGGGTGAACCTTCGCTTCCGCATACAACGCAGGCAAAAAAGTACGGAGATTTGGGTGAGGACGAATTCGTCTATGCCATTCAATCTCGTTTGCCTGATTGCGAAATCAAAAAGAATATTATTATTCAGACAATAGAGGGTAATGCGGAAATCGACTGCTTGATTCTTTATAAGAATAAGCTATTTGCTATAGAGATCAAGTGCTGGAAAGGTAGACTTGTTGACCGCAACGGCAACTTCATCCAATATAAACGCGACCGTTGGACGGATGAAATACATACCAAAGTCCACAAGTCACCATTCAAACAGCTTGGTCGAGCTGTTTACTTACTCCGAAAACAAATTCCGGATTATGCTTGGATTAACACTGTCGTGTTTTTCGAAGAATCGGAATATATCGAAACCGAAAGTGATAACGTGTGGTTTGACAACGTAGACGAGCTTATATCCCATATTGTAAGTGACGGTAAAGTTACATTGGGAAATAATGCAAGCGCCTTTTTTGAGAAATGCATCACCGCTGATTATCTTCACAGTAATTCGTGGGGGAAATCTTTGCACTGCATTGTATGTGATAATTCGTTAAGATTCACCACTTCAAACGGGATACTGGATCGAAGCAATATTCAATCTATTTCAATATCACACCATTGGTCTTATGACGAAGTTAAGATTACAACAAAAGATGGAGCACGTCATATCGTTGATATTGAAAATGGCTCCATTTATGTCATTGACAATGGTTACAAATATCGCTATGCACTATGCAAATTGGACTATATTCGTTTAGAAAATTAG
- a CDS encoding AbrB/MazE/SpoVT family DNA-binding domain-containing protein, whose product MMFVGIFRRIDELGRITIPSEIRKTYQLEKNDEVEIIGTEEGILLRVPNIQITKLNKENF is encoded by the coding sequence ATGATGTTTGTTGGAATATTCCGTCGCATTGACGAGCTTGGCCGCATTACAATTCCTTCAGAAATACGCAAAACTTATCAGTTGGAAAAGAATGATGAGGTTGAAATTATAGGAACTGAAGAGGGTATCCTATTACGCGTTCCCAATATACAAATAACAAAATTGAATAAAGAAAATTTTTAA
- a CDS encoding GntR family transcriptional regulator, with protein MIKIDKQSRVPIYEQLIEQVEQLVLSSILEADMLIPSVRSLSLELSVNPNTIQKAYNELELRGITYSVPGVGRFVSKNAIEILKKDKLQSFEKLRATVEDLKLSGVALETVIDKIKEYYGGNDND; from the coding sequence ATGATTAAAATAGATAAGCAGAGCCGTGTTCCTATTTACGAACAGCTTATAGAGCAAGTAGAACAGCTTGTTCTCAGCTCAATATTGGAAGCTGATATGCTTATACCGTCAGTGCGTTCTTTGTCTCTTGAGCTGTCGGTCAATCCCAACACAATACAAAAAGCGTACAACGAACTTGAGCTTCGGGGAATAACCTACAGTGTCCCAGGTGTTGGGCGTTTTGTATCGAAGAATGCCATTGAAATTCTGAAAAAAGATAAGCTTCAAAGCTTTGAAAAGCTCAGAGCGACGGTTGAGGATTTAAAGCTATCGGGAGTAGCCTTGGAAACGGTTATAGATAAGATAAAAGAATATTACGGAGGTAATGACAATGATTAA
- a CDS encoding Gfo/Idh/MocA family oxidoreductase: MEKLRTTIIGCGNIFTMHSTSVANLKNVELVGVCDIKKDRADAAAKKYNTKAFYDYKEMLDTLKPDIVHVCVPHYLHPIISRYALEKGINVLCEKPMCIKYEDGIKNIEIAEKNNILYGIIFQCRYNDASVLVKKALESGKLGKVISARCVLTWCKPDSYYSLSDWKGTWDKEGGGVIIDQAIHSLDLANWFINDEPVTVQASLYNRNHEIMEVDDCAEGFIKYKNGATLSFWAMNNYGCDEDIEIRLCCENGKATLSYDDATITYNDGTVEKTTQDMTDALEYENGKDYWGFQHYKQIKQFYESVRGNERLEISAKEALKIQKLVCAIYDNGSFTKKSDNKI, encoded by the coding sequence ATGGAAAAGTTAAGAACAACAATTATAGGCTGCGGCAATATATTTACAATGCATTCAACCTCTGTTGCAAATTTGAAAAACGTTGAGCTTGTAGGTGTGTGCGACATCAAAAAGGACAGAGCCGATGCCGCCGCAAAAAAATATAATACTAAAGCCTTTTACGATTACAAAGAGATGCTCGATACCTTAAAGCCCGATATAGTGCACGTATGCGTACCTCATTATCTGCATCCCATCATCTCCCGTTATGCCCTTGAAAAAGGAATAAACGTTTTATGCGAAAAGCCCATGTGCATAAAATATGAGGACGGCATAAAAAACATTGAAATTGCCGAAAAGAATAATATCCTTTACGGAATTATCTTCCAATGCCGATACAATGATGCTTCCGTGCTTGTTAAAAAAGCTTTGGAAAGCGGAAAATTGGGAAAGGTTATTTCCGCAAGATGCGTTTTAACCTGGTGCAAGCCTGACAGCTACTATTCTCTTTCCGACTGGAAGGGCACCTGGGATAAAGAGGGTGGCGGCGTTATCATTGACCAGGCAATCCACTCCCTCGACTTAGCAAACTGGTTTATAAACGATGAGCCTGTTACGGTGCAGGCAAGCCTCTATAACAGAAACCACGAAATAATGGAGGTTGACGACTGTGCCGAAGGCTTTATAAAATATAAAAACGGCGCAACCTTAAGCTTCTGGGCGATGAACAACTATGGCTGTGATGAGGATATAGAAATCCGTCTTTGCTGTGAAAACGGAAAGGCTACCCTTTCCTATGACGATGCAACAATAACATATAATGACGGAACTGTCGAAAAAACAACTCAGGATATGACAGATGCCCTTGAATACGAAAACGGAAAAGATTACTGGGGCTTCCAGCACTATAAGCAGATAAAGCAATTCTATGAAAGTGTAAGAGGCAACGAAAGGCTTGAAATAAGCGCAAAAGAGGCTTTGAAAATTCAAAAGCTTGTATGCGCAATTTATGATAACGGCAGTTTTACAAAGAAAAGCGATAATAAAATATAA
- a CDS encoding winged helix-turn-helix transcriptional regulator has translation MNDIFEEYLREKEPQKKEKSYAWHTAIGLQAVDGLNTSEYLIETAKKNIDGDITFEEANDLIHSYYKENIAHTDTDRTEEADKVSVRIAQLLSEKSFVFSPAQYISIHSQLFRDIYKHAGKIRDYNITKNEWVLDGDTVMYGGALDLRATLDYDFSVEKEFSYKNLGVEEIIKHLATFVSRLWQIHIFSEGNTRATAVFFIKYLRTLGFDVTNDIFAENAWYFRNALVRANYTNLKKGVHETTEYLELFLRNLLLGENNPLKNRDMHISCSLSSPKCNERNENCTLNCTLDETTVLNLLKSDGKLTQKKIAESIKKSERTVKTITASLEKKGLITRVNGKRFGYWKVNID, from the coding sequence GTGAACGATATTTTTGAAGAATATTTGCGCGAAAAAGAACCGCAAAAAAAAGAAAAAAGTTATGCTTGGCATACCGCAATCGGTCTTCAAGCAGTTGATGGACTTAACACAAGTGAATACTTGATTGAAACCGCCAAAAAGAACATTGACGGCGATATAACTTTTGAAGAAGCTAATGATTTAATTCACAGTTATTATAAAGAAAATATTGCGCATACAGATACTGACAGAACCGAAGAAGCTGACAAGGTTTCGGTTCGCATAGCGCAGTTATTATCAGAAAAATCTTTCGTTTTTTCACCGGCGCAGTATATTTCAATTCATTCACAGTTGTTTAGGGATATTTATAAACACGCAGGCAAAATCAGAGATTATAACATAACTAAAAATGAATGGGTACTTGACGGTGATACCGTTATGTACGGTGGCGCTTTGGATTTAAGAGCGACCTTGGATTATGATTTTTCGGTTGAAAAAGAGTTTTCGTATAAGAATCTTGGGGTGGAGGAAATCATAAAGCATTTAGCAACTTTTGTCTCTCGCCTTTGGCAAATTCATATCTTCTCCGAGGGTAACACAAGAGCGACCGCGGTTTTCTTTATAAAATACCTTCGCACGTTAGGCTTTGACGTTACCAATGATATCTTTGCTGAAAATGCTTGGTATTTTAGAAATGCTCTGGTACGTGCAAACTATACCAATCTTAAAAAAGGAGTACACGAAACAACCGAGTATTTGGAACTATTTTTGCGAAACCTATTGCTCGGTGAAAACAATCCGCTCAAAAACCGCGATATGCACATTAGTTGCTCGTTATCTTCCCCAAAGTGCAACGAACGAAACGAAAATTGCACTTTGAATTGCACTTTGGACGAAACGACAGTTTTAAATTTACTAAAATCTGATGGCAAACTAACACAAAAGAAAATTGCCGAAAGCATTAAAAAATCTGAAAGAACCGTTAAAACAATTACTGCTTCTCTTGAAAAGAAAGGCTTAATCACCAGAGTAAACGGTAAACGTTTCGGATATTGGAAAGTGAATATCGATTAA
- a CDS encoding GDSL family lipase, with amino-acid sequence MIFEKNDKIVFAGDSVTDMGSVCPCGERLGKGLGEGYPNIIDSLLASCYPELNIRVINSGISGNTSRDLLARFDTTVLNHKPDWISICIGINDVWRQFDSPCILDFHISPEEYAENLEKMIVSSKAECKGVIVCTPYYIENLREDKMRARMDEYSAICKKLAEKYGCIFVDFQTMYENYCQICHSSSVAWDRVHPNQIGSTLMAKEILKHCGFDFNHN; translated from the coding sequence ATGATTTTTGAAAAAAATGACAAAATAGTTTTTGCAGGCGACTCGGTTACCGATATGGGAAGCGTTTGCCCCTGCGGTGAAAGACTGGGAAAAGGTTTAGGAGAAGGCTATCCAAATATAATTGACTCTCTTCTGGCAAGCTGTTATCCCGAGCTCAATATAAGAGTTATCAATTCGGGAATAAGCGGCAACACAAGCCGAGACCTTCTTGCACGTTTTGATACTACTGTGCTTAATCACAAGCCCGATTGGATAAGCATCTGCATAGGAATAAATGACGTATGGCGTCAGTTTGACTCTCCTTGTATTCTTGATTTTCATATCAGCCCTGAGGAATACGCTGAAAATTTAGAAAAAATGATAGTTTCATCAAAAGCAGAGTGTAAGGGCGTTATAGTTTGTACTCCCTATTACATAGAAAATCTCAGAGAAGATAAAATGCGTGCCCGTATGGACGAATACTCTGCAATTTGCAAAAAGCTTGCAGAAAAATATGGCTGTATTTTTGTAGATTTTCAGACAATGTATGAAAACTACTGTCAGATATGCCACTCTTCAAGTGTAGCTTGGGACAGAGTGCATCCCAATCAGATAGGTTCAACTCTTATGGCAAAGGAAATTCTGAAGCATTGCGGCTTTGATTTCAATCACAATTGA
- a CDS encoding PTS sugar transporter subunit IIC produces the protein MDKFKKWLSKFFIDGLSGMALGLFSTLIVGTIIQQIGTLIGGNIGDIIFTLGKVAASVTGAGIGIGVAYKFKESALVVFSSATAGMIGAFASKIIAGTIVEGSVVAFAGPGEPLGAFIAAYVAIEIGHLVSGKTKVDILITPLVTIAAGSVVGLLLGPPISALMNGLGSIINWATVQQPFVMGIVISVLMGIFLTLPISSAAIGVALGLSGIAAGAATVGCCCNMVGFAVASFRENKTSGLLAQGIGTSMLQMPNIVKKPIIWVPAIVASAILGPVSTMLFNMTSNSVGSGMGSAGFVGQIMSFQTMIATENIWIVLIKIVVIQFILPAAISLLVSEFMRKMNWIKFGDMKLDMQ, from the coding sequence ATGGACAAATTTAAAAAATGGTTATCTAAGTTTTTTATTGACGGATTATCAGGTATGGCGTTAGGTCTTTTTTCGACGCTTATCGTAGGCACAATAATCCAGCAGATAGGAACTCTTATAGGCGGAAATATAGGTGACATTATTTTCACCTTAGGTAAGGTTGCCGCTTCTGTTACAGGTGCAGGAATAGGTATAGGCGTTGCTTATAAGTTTAAAGAGAGCGCTCTTGTTGTTTTCTCCTCTGCCACTGCAGGTATGATAGGCGCTTTTGCATCAAAAATAATTGCAGGTACTATTGTTGAAGGCTCCGTTGTTGCTTTTGCAGGTCCCGGTGAACCCTTGGGCGCATTTATTGCGGCATATGTTGCTATTGAAATAGGTCATTTAGTATCGGGTAAAACAAAGGTTGATATTCTTATTACCCCTCTTGTTACAATAGCGGCAGGCTCTGTGGTAGGCCTTTTGTTAGGACCTCCTATTTCAGCTCTTATGAATGGTTTAGGCTCAATTATAAACTGGGCTACTGTTCAACAGCCCTTTGTTATGGGTATTGTTATTTCAGTTTTGATGGGTATTTTCCTTACTCTTCCCATAAGCTCTGCGGCAATCGGCGTTGCTCTCGGTCTTTCGGGTATTGCGGCAGGTGCGGCTACTGTTGGCTGTTGCTGTAATATGGTAGGCTTTGCAGTTGCAAGCTTCCGTGAAAATAAAACCTCAGGTCTTCTTGCTCAGGGAATAGGTACCTCAATGCTTCAAATGCCAAACATTGTTAAAAAGCCTATTATTTGGGTGCCTGCAATTGTTGCCAGTGCAATTTTAGGTCCTGTCAGCACTATGCTTTTCAATATGACAAGCAACAGCGTCGGTTCAGGAATGGGCTCTGCAGGCTTTGTAGGTCAGATTATGAGCTTCCAGACAATGATTGCTACAGAAAATATCTGGATAGTTCTTATTAAAATTGTTGTAATTCAGTTTATTCTGCCCGCTGCTATCTCTCTTTTAGTAAGTGAATTTATGAGAAAAATGAACTGGATTAAATTCGGCGATATGAAGCTTGATATGCAATAA
- a CDS encoding ABC transporter ATP-binding protein, whose protein sequence is MIKAVDVTKKFDSFVALDNLSCEIPEGCIYGLVGSNGAGKSTFLRLITGIYKAENGYIEIDGQKVFENPLAKSSFVFVPDELYFLPQANMKRMARLYSNIYDSFSYERFNSLTNSFGLNPKTPIGSFSKGMKRQAATILALSCMPKYLFFDETFDGLDPVMRNLVKNVIYSDVCERKTTAVITSHSLRELEDTCDQLALLHKGGIVFESDVQNLKTTLFKVQVAYEFEYDKSFFDGIEILDFSKKGKVSSFIVRGDRQETLDRLTKDKPLLVDVLPLSLEEVFVYEMEALGYAFKDILM, encoded by the coding sequence ATGATTAAAGCTGTTGATGTAACCAAAAAATTTGATAGCTTTGTAGCTCTTGATAATCTCAGCTGTGAAATCCCTGAGGGCTGTATTTACGGTCTTGTGGGCAGTAACGGCGCAGGAAAAAGTACATTTTTAAGACTTATAACAGGCATTTATAAGGCTGAAAACGGATACATTGAAATAGACGGACAAAAGGTTTTTGAAAATCCTCTTGCCAAAAGCAGCTTTGTTTTTGTGCCTGATGAGCTTTATTTTTTGCCGCAGGCAAATATGAAAAGAATGGCAAGGCTTTATTCTAATATTTATGACAGCTTTTCCTATGAGCGTTTTAATAGCTTAACAAACAGCTTCGGACTCAATCCCAAAACACCCATAGGCTCATTTTCAAAGGGTATGAAAAGACAAGCGGCAACTATTTTAGCTCTTTCCTGTATGCCTAAGTATCTTTTCTTTGACGAAACCTTTGACGGTCTTGACCCCGTAATGAGAAACCTTGTAAAAAATGTTATTTATTCAGATGTCTGTGAAAGAAAAACAACTGCAGTTATAACAAGCCACAGCTTACGTGAATTAGAGGACACCTGCGACCAGTTAGCTCTTTTGCATAAGGGCGGCATAGTTTTCGAAAGTGATGTTCAAAACCTTAAAACTACACTCTTCAAGGTACAGGTTGCCTATGAATTTGAATATGATAAGAGCTTTTTTGACGGCATAGAAATTCTTGACTTTTCCAAAAAAGGAAAGGTATCAAGCTTCATCGTAAGAGGAGACAGACAAGAAACTCTTGACAGACTTACAAAGGACAAGCCTTTACTTGTTGACGTTTTACCTCTTTCCTTAGAGGAAGTATTTGTCTACGAAATGGAAGCTTTAGGCTATGCTTTCAAGGATATTTTGATGTGA
- the rpmB gene encoding 50S ribosomal protein L28, which produces MAKCDICGKGVVFGIKVSHSHRRSNRTWKPNVKRVRAVVNGEVKHIHACSRCLRSNKVQRAV; this is translated from the coding sequence ATGGCTAAATGTGATATTTGTGGAAAAGGCGTTGTTTTCGGTATCAAAGTTTCTCACTCACATAGAAGAAGTAACAGAACATGGAAGCCCAATGTTAAAAGGGTACGTGCTGTTGTAAACGGAGAAGTTAAGCACATCCATGCTTGCAGCCGTTGCCTTCGTTCAAATAAGGTACAGAGAGCTGTTTAA
- a CDS encoding helix-turn-helix transcriptional regulator, producing the protein METLFSVSTNYNHYKNKVKRYDSYVLERICLALNCGIDDILEIEN; encoded by the coding sequence ATTGAAACGCTTTTCAGCGTTTCGACAAACTACAATCATTATAAAAACAAGGTGAAGAGATATGATAGTTATGTTTTGGAAAGAATATGTTTAGCTCTTAACTGCGGCATAGACGATATATTAGAAATCGAAAATTAA
- a CDS encoding GPR endopeptidase produces MGKKNVVSRTDLALEEQERVQRQGTLKGVENDCEEFDGFKINRVRIVNEEGAELLNKPVGNYITIEFDDVFSDGERFVKLIELIASELSKLIELKKDDTVLIAGLGNSKVTPDSLGPEAIENIIVTRHLKAYAKEYYEQRKLRSVAAISPGVLGQTGVETAEIVKGIVNKINPAAVIVIDALCSGRMSRLATTVQLSDSGIVPGGGVDNQRAKISKESLGVPVISVGVPTVVDAATLTADVMSRLSGKEPDEKENEAIREALTPYDENVFVTPKDIDFIITEISKIVGFSINKAVNSDISIEEMESLLA; encoded by the coding sequence ATGGGCAAAAAAAATGTGGTTTCACGTACCGACCTTGCATTAGAAGAACAGGAAAGAGTTCAAAGACAAGGGACTCTCAAGGGTGTTGAGAACGATTGCGAGGAATTTGACGGTTTTAAAATAAACAGAGTCAGAATAGTAAATGAAGAGGGAGCAGAGCTTTTAAATAAGCCTGTTGGTAATTATATAACAATAGAATTTGATGATGTTTTCAGCGACGGTGAAAGATTTGTAAAGCTTATTGAGCTTATTGCAAGTGAGCTTTCGAAGCTTATAGAGCTGAAAAAAGATGACACCGTGCTTATAGCAGGCTTGGGAAACAGTAAGGTTACTCCCGATTCCTTAGGTCCCGAAGCAATAGAGAATATTATTGTTACAAGACATCTTAAAGCTTATGCAAAGGAATATTATGAACAAAGGAAATTAAGAAGCGTAGCCGCAATTTCGCCCGGAGTTTTAGGACAGACAGGAGTGGAAACCGCGGAAATAGTAAAGGGAATAGTAAATAAAATAAATCCTGCGGCAGTTATTGTTATTGATGCTCTATGCTCGGGGAGAATGTCAAGGCTTGCTACAACAGTACAGCTTAGCGACAGCGGAATAGTTCCCGGCGGCGGAGTGGACAATCAAAGAGCAAAAATATCAAAAGAGAGCTTAGGCGTACCCGTTATTTCGGTAGGAGTGCCCACAGTTGTAGATGCCGCAACTCTGACGGCAGATGTTATGTCGAGGCTCAGCGGAAAAGAACCCGATGAAAAAGAAAACGAGGCGATAAGAGAAGCACTTACACCTTACGATGAAAACGTTTTTGTAACACCTAAGGATATAGATTTTATTATTACGGAAATCTCGAAAATAGTAGGCTTTAGTATAAATAAGGCTGTAAACAGCGATATTTCAATTGAAGAAATGGAAAGCTTGTTGGCATAA
- a CDS encoding AbrB/MazE/SpoVT family DNA-binding domain-containing protein, whose protein sequence is MMFVGITRRIDELGRITIPSEIRKTYQLGKNDEVEILGTEDGILLRVPNIQITKLNEEKD, encoded by the coding sequence ATGATGTTTGTTGGAATAACCCGTCGTATTGACGAGCTTGGTCGCATTACAATTCCTTCGGAGATACGCAAAACTTATCAGCTGGGAAAGAATGATGAAGTAGAAATCTTAGGGACCGAGGATGGTATTCTGTTACGTGTCCCCAATATACAAATAACAAAATTAAATGAAGAAAAAGACTAA
- a CDS encoding helix-turn-helix domain-containing protein: MNQEKQREAYQKMLKKRPDILTPMKAARWSPVGKNTIYAALKNGEIESYTYKGGYIFTKDALIDYLVRTTNDKGK, translated from the coding sequence ATGAACCAAGAAAAACAAAGAGAAGCATATCAAAAGATGCTCAAAAAACGCCCCGATATCTTAACTCCGATGAAAGCGGCTCGTTGGTCACCCGTAGGCAAGAATACAATCTACGCCGCACTCAAAAACGGTGAGATAGAATCCTATACCTATAAAGGCGGTTATATCTTCACCAAAGATGCTCTGATTGATTACCTCGTCAGGACCACAAATGATAAAGGCAAATGA
- a CDS encoding helix-turn-helix transcriptional regulator: MDKKALGSKLREARKSKGYTQEVLAEKADIGVMYLGEIERGIKMPSMNIFIKLIEALDISADYVLRDELSSGKEYVFDEITNKLAGLTPQQRKTAADILDAYLRNL; the protein is encoded by the coding sequence ATGGACAAGAAAGCATTGGGCAGTAAATTGAGAGAAGCCCGTAAGTCTAAGGGGTATACACAGGAAGTGCTTGCAGAAAAGGCAGATATCGGTGTTATGTACCTTGGAGAAATAGAACGTGGTATTAAGATGCCGAGTATGAATATCTTTATTAAGCTAATCGAAGCTTTGGATATTTCAGCAGACTACGTGTTAAGAGATGAGCTTTCCTCGGGTAAAGAGTATGTGTTTGACGAGATTACAAATAAACTGGCAGGCTTAACTCCGCAACAGAGAAAGACCGCTGCGGATATTTTAGATGCATACCTACGCAATTTATAG
- a CDS encoding sialate O-acetylesterase has product MTNQIDILIFAGQSNMQGQTECCPTPNEAGNALAKL; this is encoded by the coding sequence ATGACTAACCAAATTGACATTCTTATATTTGCAGGTCAAAGCAATATGCAAGGACAAACGGAGTGCTGTCCTACGCCAAACGAAGCAGGAAACGCACTTGCAAAATTATAA